A genomic region of Macaca thibetana thibetana isolate TM-01 chromosome 14, ASM2454274v1, whole genome shotgun sequence contains the following coding sequences:
- the KAT5 gene encoding histone acetyltransferase KAT5 isoform X1, protein MAEVVSPVPGAGRREPGEVGRARGPPVADPGAALSPQGEIIEGCRLPVLRRNQDNEDEWPLAEILSVKDISGRKLFYVHYIDFNKRLDEWVTHERLDLKKIQFPKKEAKTPTKNGLPGSRPGSPEREVRKTLDLSLQPASAQASGKTLPIPVQITLRFNLPKEREAIPGGEPDQPLSSSSCLQPNHRSTKRKVEVVSPATPVPSETAPASVFPQNGAARRAVAAQPGRKRKSNCLGTDEDSQDSSDGIPSAPRMTGSLVSDRSHDDIVTRMKNIECIELGRHRLKPWYFSPYPQELTTLPVLYLCEFCLKYGRSLKCLQRHLTKCDLRHPPGNEIYRKGTISFFEIDGRKNKSYSQNLCLLAKCFLDHKTLYYDTDPFLFYVMTEYDCKGFHIVGYFSKEKESTEDYNVACILTLPPYQRRGYGKLLIEFSYELSKVEGKTGTPEKPLSDLGLLSYRSYWSQTILEILMGLKSESGERPQITINEISEITSIKKEDVISTLQYLNLINYYKGQYILTLSEDIVDGHERAMLKRLLRIDSKCLHFTPKDWSKRGKW, encoded by the exons atggCGGAGGTGGTGAGTCCGGTGCCCGGGGCGGGGCGGAGGGAGCCAGGGGAGGTGGGTAGAGCCCGAGGCCCCCCAGTAGCCGACCCTGGCGCCGCGCTGTCTCCCCAGGGGGAGATAATCGAGGGCTGCCGCCTACCCGTGCTGCGGCGGAACCAGGACAACGAAGATGAGTGGC CCCTGGCCGAGATCCTGAGCGTGAAGGACATCAGTGGCCGGAAGCTTTTCTACGTCCATTACATTGACT TCAACAAACGTCTGGATGAATGGGTGACGCACGAGCGGCTGGACCTGAAGAAGATCCAGTTCCCGAAGAAAGAGGCCAAGACCCCCACCAAGAACGGACTTCCTGGGTCCCGTCCCGGCTCTCCAGAGAGAGAGGTG AGGAAGACCCTGGACCTATCTCTACAGCCGGCCTCGGCCCAGGCAAGCGGGAAGACCTTGCCAATCCCGGTCCAGATCACACTCCGCTTCAACCTGCCCAAGGAGCGGGAGGCCATTCCCGGTGGCGAGCCTGACCAGCCGctctcctccagctcctgcctgCAGCCCAACCACCGCTCAACG AAACGGAAGGTGGAGGTGGTTTCACCAGCAACTCCAGTGCCCAGCGAGACAGCCCCGGCCTCGGTTTTTCCCCAG AATGGAGCAGCCCGTAGGGCAGTGGCAGCCCAGCCAGGACGGAAGCGAAAATCGAATTGTTTGGGCACTGATGAG GACTCCCAGGACAGCTCAGATGGAATACCATCAGCACCACGCATGACTGGCAGCCTGGTGTCTGACCGAAGCCACGACGACATCGTCACCCGGATGAAGAACATCGAGTGCATTGAGCTGGGCCGGCACCGCCTCAAGCCGTGGTACTTCTCCCCGTACCCACAGGAGCTCACCACATTGCCTGTTCTCTACCTGTGCGAGTTCTGCCTCAAGTACGGCCGTAGCCTCAAGTGTCTTCAGCGTCACTTG ACCAAGTGCGACCTACGACATCCTCCAGGCAATGAGATTTACCGCAAGGGCACCATCTCCTTCTTTGAGATTGATGGACGTAAGAACAAG AGTTATTCCCAGAACCTGTGTCTTTTGGCCAAGTGTTTCCTTGACCATAAGACACTGTACTATGACACAGACCCTTTCCTCTTCTACGTCATGACGGAGTATGACTGTAAGGGCTTCCACATCGTGGGCTACTTCTCCAAG GAGAAAGAATCGACAGAAGACTACAATGTGGCCTGCATCCTAACCCTGCCTCCCTACCAGCGCCGGGGCTACGGCAAGCTGCTGATCGAGTTCA GCTATGAACTCTCCAAAGTGGAAGGGAAAACAGGGACCCCTGAGAAGCCCCTCTCAGACCTTGGCCTCCTATCCTATCGAAGTTACTGGTCCCAGACCATCCTGGAGATCCTGATGGGGCTGAAGTCAGAGAGCGGGGAGAGGCCACAGATCACCATCAA TGAGATCAGTGAAATCACCAGCATCAAGAAGGAGGATGTCATCTCCACTCTGCAGTACCTCAATCTCATCAACTACTACAAG GGCCAGTACATCCTCACACTGTCAGAGGACATCGTGGATGGCCATGAGCGGGCTATGCTCAAGCGGCTCCTGCGGATCGACTCCAAGTGTCTGCACTTCACTCCCAAGGACTGGAGCAAGAGGGGGAAGTGGTGA
- the KAT5 gene encoding histone acetyltransferase KAT5 isoform X7, producing MAEVVSPVPGAGRREPGEVGRARGPPVADPGAALSPQGEIIEGCRLPVLRRNQDNEDEWPLAEILSVKDISGRKLFYVHYIDFNKRLDEWVTHERLDLKKIQFPKKEAKTPTKNGLPGSRPGSPEREVKRKVEVVSPATPVPSETAPASVFPQNGAARRAVAAQPGRKRKSNCLGTDEDSQDSSDGIPSAPRMTGSLVSDRSHDDIVTRMKNIECIELGRHRLKPWYFSPYPQELTTLPVLYLCEFCLKYGRSLKCLQRHLTKCDLRHPPGNEIYRKGTISFFEIDGRKNKSYSQNLCLLAKCFLDHKTLYYDTDPFLFYVMTEYDCKGFHIVGYFSKEKESTEDYNVACILTLPPYQRRGYGKLLIEFSYELSKVEGKTGTPEKPLSDLGLLSYRSYWSQTILEILMGLKSESGERPQITINEISEITSIKKEDVISTLQYLNLINYYKGQYILTLSEDIVDGHERAMLKRLLRIDSKCLHFTPKDWSKRGKW from the exons atggCGGAGGTGGTGAGTCCGGTGCCCGGGGCGGGGCGGAGGGAGCCAGGGGAGGTGGGTAGAGCCCGAGGCCCCCCAGTAGCCGACCCTGGCGCCGCGCTGTCTCCCCAGGGGGAGATAATCGAGGGCTGCCGCCTACCCGTGCTGCGGCGGAACCAGGACAACGAAGATGAGTGGC CCCTGGCCGAGATCCTGAGCGTGAAGGACATCAGTGGCCGGAAGCTTTTCTACGTCCATTACATTGACT TCAACAAACGTCTGGATGAATGGGTGACGCACGAGCGGCTGGACCTGAAGAAGATCCAGTTCCCGAAGAAAGAGGCCAAGACCCCCACCAAGAACGGACTTCCTGGGTCCCGTCCCGGCTCTCCAGAGAGAGAGGTG AAACGGAAGGTGGAGGTGGTTTCACCAGCAACTCCAGTGCCCAGCGAGACAGCCCCGGCCTCGGTTTTTCCCCAG AATGGAGCAGCCCGTAGGGCAGTGGCAGCCCAGCCAGGACGGAAGCGAAAATCGAATTGTTTGGGCACTGATGAG GACTCCCAGGACAGCTCAGATGGAATACCATCAGCACCACGCATGACTGGCAGCCTGGTGTCTGACCGAAGCCACGACGACATCGTCACCCGGATGAAGAACATCGAGTGCATTGAGCTGGGCCGGCACCGCCTCAAGCCGTGGTACTTCTCCCCGTACCCACAGGAGCTCACCACATTGCCTGTTCTCTACCTGTGCGAGTTCTGCCTCAAGTACGGCCGTAGCCTCAAGTGTCTTCAGCGTCACTTG ACCAAGTGCGACCTACGACATCCTCCAGGCAATGAGATTTACCGCAAGGGCACCATCTCCTTCTTTGAGATTGATGGACGTAAGAACAAG AGTTATTCCCAGAACCTGTGTCTTTTGGCCAAGTGTTTCCTTGACCATAAGACACTGTACTATGACACAGACCCTTTCCTCTTCTACGTCATGACGGAGTATGACTGTAAGGGCTTCCACATCGTGGGCTACTTCTCCAAG GAGAAAGAATCGACAGAAGACTACAATGTGGCCTGCATCCTAACCCTGCCTCCCTACCAGCGCCGGGGCTACGGCAAGCTGCTGATCGAGTTCA GCTATGAACTCTCCAAAGTGGAAGGGAAAACAGGGACCCCTGAGAAGCCCCTCTCAGACCTTGGCCTCCTATCCTATCGAAGTTACTGGTCCCAGACCATCCTGGAGATCCTGATGGGGCTGAAGTCAGAGAGCGGGGAGAGGCCACAGATCACCATCAA TGAGATCAGTGAAATCACCAGCATCAAGAAGGAGGATGTCATCTCCACTCTGCAGTACCTCAATCTCATCAACTACTACAAG GGCCAGTACATCCTCACACTGTCAGAGGACATCGTGGATGGCCATGAGCGGGCTATGCTCAAGCGGCTCCTGCGGATCGACTCCAAGTGTCTGCACTTCACTCCCAAGGACTGGAGCAAGAGGGGGAAGTGGTGA